A DNA window from Brassica napus cultivar Da-Ae chromosome A4, Da-Ae, whole genome shotgun sequence contains the following coding sequences:
- the LOC106449955 gene encoding protein RGF1 INDUCIBLE TRANSCRIPTION FACTOR 1-like, protein MEEPKWLEGLLRTKFFNICPRHRETSRNECNMFCLSCQNAPFCIYCRSSLHIDHPILQIRRSSYHDVVRVSEIEKVLDIREVQTYVINSARVLFINERPQPKNSSHGAASSTTTKTISYFCETCCRTLLDPFRFCSLGCKVEGMRKNKEDEEERLRKERQQETHKGTHPPTHRTSNSRRRKGIPHRAPFAS, encoded by the exons ATGGAGGAGCCGAAATGGTTGGAAGGTCTCTTAAGAACAAAGTTCTTCAACATTTGCCCTCGTCACCGCGAGACATCGCGCAATGAATGCAACATGTTCTGTCTCTCTTGTCAAAACGCTCCGTTTTGTATCTACTGCCGCTCCTCCCTCCACATTGATCATCCCATCCTTCAG ATAAGAAGATCGTCGTATCATGATGTGGTTAGAGTATCGGAGATAGAGAAGGTATTGGACATAAGAGAAGTGCAGACTTATGTCATTAATAGCGCGAGGGTTCTCTTCATAAACGAGAGACCTCAGCCTAAGAATTCCTCTCATGGCGCCGCGTCCTCCACCACAACCAAAACCATTTCCTACTTCTGCGAGACTTGTTGCAGAACGCTTCTTGATCCCTTTCGCTTCTGTTCCTTGGGTTGCAAG GTTGAAGGAATGAGGAAGAataaggaagatgaagaagagagattgCGTAAAGAAAGACAACAAGAAACGCACAAAGGCACGCATCCTCCAACTCATAGGACCTCAAATTCTAGGCGACGAAAAGGCATTCCTCATAGAGCTCCTTTTGCCTCCTAa
- the LOC106449954 gene encoding cyclin-dependent kinases regulatory subunit 2, translated as MARIEYSDKYFDDTYEYRHVVLPPEVAKLLPKNRILAESEWRAIGVQQSRGWVHYAIHRPEPHIMLFRRTLNYQPPNPIPK; from the exons aTGGCTCGGATCGAATACTCTGACAAGTACTTCGATGATACTTACGAGTACAG GCACGTCGTACTTCCTCCAGAGGTTGCTAAGCTTCTCCCTAAGAATCGTATCCTCGCCGAA AGTGAATGGAGAGCAATAGGAGTGCAGCAAAGCCGAGGATGGGTCCATTACGCTATTCATCGCCCTGAGCCACACATCATGCTCTTCCGGAGGACTCTCAACTACCAGCCTCCAAATCCCATTCCTAAGTag